A portion of the Calliphora vicina chromosome 5, idCalVici1.1, whole genome shotgun sequence genome contains these proteins:
- the LOC135962025 gene encoding lysophosphatidylserine lipase ABHD12 isoform X2, whose translation MLFTRRRTFIKRISLATVQICLIGFSVVFIVLPLIFRYSVTIQRGILFLTFITYPRDLDLSNPSSVGLYASRSFFLEVPDSDVETDKDDSDHGDVANKHNTVRIGVWHVLPKNVVKRFAKEMQLGEDAREDLQNITDFKDENLDQLEPVIKSSFPIVNTENEQLFYERLLKIPDNNIVLYCHGNTASRGSGHRIDVYKLLRNLGYHVISFDYRGYGDSDVVSPTEEGVVQDALAVYYYIRNITTNPIFIWGHSLGTGVATNMLSKLNNLDEKGVRGVILEAPFTNIRDEIKMHPFARPFKHLPWFDHTISRPMYANSLRFESDQHISEFRQPILIVHAEDDYVVPFQLGYRLYRIALDTRGKAWGPVEFHRFEGSRKYGHKFICHAPELSDLIKNFINNYRNEIF comes from the exons ATGCTTTTTACGCGTAGACGGACTTTCATAAAAAG AATATCGTTAGCCACCGTACAAATATGTTTAATAGGATTCTCAGTTGTCTTTATAGTATTACCCTTGATATTTCGTTATTCCGTAACGATACAAAGAGGcatattatttttaacattta TCACATATCCTAGAGATCTTGACTTGAGTAATCCTTCTAGTGTGGGTCTTTATGCTAGTCGAAGTTTTTTCCTAGAAGTACCCGACTCGGATGTGGAAACTGATAAGGATGATAGTGATCATGGTGATGTAGCAAATAAACATAACACTGTGCGCATTGGTGTTTGGCATGTTTTGCCAAAGAATGTGGTGAAACGTTTTGCCAAGGAAATGCAATTGGGTGAG GATGCCCGTGAAGATCTGCAAAATATAACAGACTTTAAAGATGAAAACCTAGACCAATTGGAGCCGGTAATAAAATCCAGCTTCCCCATAGTAAATACCGAAAATGAACAACTATTCTATGAACGCTTGCTTAAAATACCCGACAACAATATTGTGTTGTATTGTCATGGCAATACCGCCTCAAGGGGCTCTGGTCATCGCATAGATGTCTATAAATTATTGCGCAATCTTGGCTATCATGTCATATCTTTCGATTATAGAGGCTATGGTGATTCGGATGTTGTTTCACCCACAGAGGAGGGTGTTGTACAAGATGCTTTGGCTGTTTATTATTACATACGTAATATAACCACAAATCCCATATTTATATGGGGTCATTCATTGGGCACTGGTGTGGCCACAAATATGCTATCGAAATTGAATAATCTGGATGAGAAGGGTGTGAGAGGTGTCATATTGGAGGCACCCTTTACGAATATAAGAGATGAAATTAAAATGCATCCCTTTGCCAGG ccttttaaGCATTTACCCTGGTTTGATCACACCATTTCGCGACCCATGTATGCCAATTCATTGCGCTTTGAATCCGATCAGCATATAAGCGAATTTCGACAACCGATTTTAATAGTACATGCTGAAGATGACTATGTGGTGCCCTTCCAGTTGGGCTATAGACTATATCGCATAGCTTTAGATACTCGCGGCAAAGCCTGGGGTCCTGTGGAATTTCATCGCTTTGAGGGTTCACGCAAATACGGCCACAAATTCATTTGTCATGCTCCCGAATTATCCgatttaattaagaattttataaacaactatcgcaatgaaattttttaa
- the LOC135962025 gene encoding lysophosphatidylserine lipase ABHD12 isoform X1, with protein sequence MYESYRFLNSLFRATIIPGVFIIIWLTGLISLATVQICLIGFSVVFIVLPLIFRYSVTIQRGILFLTFITYPRDLDLSNPSSVGLYASRSFFLEVPDSDVETDKDDSDHGDVANKHNTVRIGVWHVLPKNVVKRFAKEMQLGEDAREDLQNITDFKDENLDQLEPVIKSSFPIVNTENEQLFYERLLKIPDNNIVLYCHGNTASRGSGHRIDVYKLLRNLGYHVISFDYRGYGDSDVVSPTEEGVVQDALAVYYYIRNITTNPIFIWGHSLGTGVATNMLSKLNNLDEKGVRGVILEAPFTNIRDEIKMHPFARPFKHLPWFDHTISRPMYANSLRFESDQHISEFRQPILIVHAEDDYVVPFQLGYRLYRIALDTRGKAWGPVEFHRFEGSRKYGHKFICHAPELSDLIKNFINNYRNEIF encoded by the exons ATGTATGAAagttatagatttttaaattcacTTTTTCGCGCCACAATCATTCCCGgagtatttattataatttggcTAACTGGGTT AATATCGTTAGCCACCGTACAAATATGTTTAATAGGATTCTCAGTTGTCTTTATAGTATTACCCTTGATATTTCGTTATTCCGTAACGATACAAAGAGGcatattatttttaacattta TCACATATCCTAGAGATCTTGACTTGAGTAATCCTTCTAGTGTGGGTCTTTATGCTAGTCGAAGTTTTTTCCTAGAAGTACCCGACTCGGATGTGGAAACTGATAAGGATGATAGTGATCATGGTGATGTAGCAAATAAACATAACACTGTGCGCATTGGTGTTTGGCATGTTTTGCCAAAGAATGTGGTGAAACGTTTTGCCAAGGAAATGCAATTGGGTGAG GATGCCCGTGAAGATCTGCAAAATATAACAGACTTTAAAGATGAAAACCTAGACCAATTGGAGCCGGTAATAAAATCCAGCTTCCCCATAGTAAATACCGAAAATGAACAACTATTCTATGAACGCTTGCTTAAAATACCCGACAACAATATTGTGTTGTATTGTCATGGCAATACCGCCTCAAGGGGCTCTGGTCATCGCATAGATGTCTATAAATTATTGCGCAATCTTGGCTATCATGTCATATCTTTCGATTATAGAGGCTATGGTGATTCGGATGTTGTTTCACCCACAGAGGAGGGTGTTGTACAAGATGCTTTGGCTGTTTATTATTACATACGTAATATAACCACAAATCCCATATTTATATGGGGTCATTCATTGGGCACTGGTGTGGCCACAAATATGCTATCGAAATTGAATAATCTGGATGAGAAGGGTGTGAGAGGTGTCATATTGGAGGCACCCTTTACGAATATAAGAGATGAAATTAAAATGCATCCCTTTGCCAGG ccttttaaGCATTTACCCTGGTTTGATCACACCATTTCGCGACCCATGTATGCCAATTCATTGCGCTTTGAATCCGATCAGCATATAAGCGAATTTCGACAACCGATTTTAATAGTACATGCTGAAGATGACTATGTGGTGCCCTTCCAGTTGGGCTATAGACTATATCGCATAGCTTTAGATACTCGCGGCAAAGCCTGGGGTCCTGTGGAATTTCATCGCTTTGAGGGTTCACGCAAATACGGCCACAAATTCATTTGTCATGCTCCCGAATTATCCgatttaattaagaattttataaacaactatcgcaatgaaattttttaa